The following are encoded together in the Triticum dicoccoides isolate Atlit2015 ecotype Zavitan chromosome 6B, WEW_v2.0, whole genome shotgun sequence genome:
- the LOC119321619 gene encoding probable disease resistance protein At5g66890 — translation MITANDAALPALESLDIRGCGITVNDRRERKDSAKPSPSFRGFIIKSLVLIDNSRLQSLQLNFCTSLERLEIRWCYSLVALEGLRFLVNLKHLVILKSTAFGSLTTLESYDSVEGIPSHSYELFPALESLEIDYLSLLNTSFCKGLTRLRSLKLFYLRAPRLIDEQERALLLLRSLQELQFQYCFGLVHLPAALRGLISLKRLEINNSRAISGLPKDCLPPSLEELVIQECSDELSEKCRSLPTSKLEVTVDGRYVD, via the exons ATGATAACTGCAAATGATGCTGCTCTTCCGGCTCTTGAAAGTCTTGATATTAGAGGATGTGGAATAACGG TTAACGACAGAAGAGAAAGGAAAGATTCAGCCAAACCTTCTCCCAGCTTTCGAGGCTTCATCATCAAG TCATTGGTACTAATTGATAACTCAAGATTGCAATCTCTACAACTGAATTTCTGCACATCGCTGGAACGTTTGGAAATCCGTTGGTGTTATTCGCTTGTTGCACTAGAGGGCTTGCGATTCCTCGTGAACCTCAAGCATTTGGTAATACTCAAGTCCACTGCCTTTGGCTCCCTTACCACATTGGAGAGTTACGATTCAGTTGAGGGAATTCCAAGTCATAGCTACGAGTTATTCCCTGCACTGGAAAGTCTTGAGATCGATTACTTGTCTCTCCTCAACACGTCATTCTGTAAGGGCCTCACCCGCCTCCGAAGCTTGAAGCTTTTTTATTTGAGGGCACCGAGACTAATAGATGAGCAAGAGAGAGCACTTCTGCTCCTCAGGTCCCTGCAAGAGCTACAATTTCAGTATTGTTTTGGTCTGGTACATCTTCCTGCGGCGCTGCGCGGCCTCATTTCCCTCAAGAGATTGGAGATAAATAATTCTAGGGCCATCTCAGGGCTTCCGAAGGATTGCCTTCCCCCTTCACTGGAAGAACTGGTGATCCAAGAGTGCAGCGATGagttatcagaaaaatgcagatcgcTACCAACAAGCAAGCTAGAGGTCACAGTTGATGGGCGCTATGTGGACTGA